cTCCTCCTTGTAGTAATCCTCTGCAGTCTTTGGTTGAGAATGAGACTCATACGCTGGGACTCtctcctcttccttcttctGATAGAGACCACgtttcttctcttcttccttcCTCTCCTCCTTGTAGTAATCCTCAGCAGGCTTTGGTTGAGAATGAGACTCATACGCTGGGACtctatcttcttccttcttctgaTAGAGACCACgtttcttctcttcttccttcCTCTCCTCCTTGTAGTAATCCTCTGCAATCTTTGGTTGAGAATGAGATTCATACGCTGGGACTCtctcctcttccttcttctGATAGAGACCACgtttcttctcttcttccttcCTCTCCTCCTTGTAGTAATCATCTACAGGCTTTGGTTGAGAATGGGGCTCATACACTGAGACTTTCTCCTCTTCTTTATTCTGAAAGAGACCACgtttcttctcttcttccttcCTCTCCTCCTTGTAGTAATCCTCTACAGGCTTTGGCTCATACACTGAGACTTTCTCCTCTTCCTTATTATGGAAGAGACcctgtttcttttcttcttccttcctcTCCTCCTTGTAGTAATCCTCTGCAGGTTTTGGTTGAGAATGAGACTCATACGCTGGGACTCtctcctcttccttcttctGATAGAGACCacgtttcttttcttcttccttcctcTCGTCCTTGTAGTAATCCTCTGCAGGCTTTGATTGAGAATGAGACTCATACGCTGGGACTCtctcctcttccttcttctGATAAAGACCAtgtttcttctcttcttccttcCTCTCCTCCTTGTAGTAATCCTCTTCAGGCTTTGGGTGAGAATAAGATTCAGAAACAGGGAAtttctcttcttccttcttccctGAGAGACcatctttcttctcttcctccatCACCTCCTCTTTTGGCTTCTTCTCCTCTTTCTTCCCCAAGAAATCAAACAAGCCTCGGCTCTTGCTCTCCACGGCTCCCTCATTACCAGCAGGGGTGGTAGTAGTAGTCCCCAAGAAATCAAACAAGCCTCGGCTCTTGCTCTCCACAACTTCCTCATTACCACCAGGGGAGGTAGTAGTAATATCATACTCATTCTTGTTGTGCTGATGCTCCGCCATAATAGATTCGCTACCAAATAATTATCACAAAAGTACACAGAAAAAGAATAAACCAAATGAAAAGTTTGTGAAATGTTTTTTCTCAAGTTTCTGTAACAATGAATATATGCGTTATGAAATGAGAGTAGTATTACAGGTTTATATAGGAAGTTAGGAATCCAGATTACAGACTATGCATTAATAGCATAAAAATAATAGCATTATATTACGCGTCTCTGACGCGATTGAGCTCATTATTAACCGAcgtgtctttttatttatttgtgtaaCCGACCGACGTGTCGCATTCATTTGGAgatgaaactaaaattttattattctcaCTCTCTGgttttaaattctttaattaCACTCGCTTTTTTGGATTGCCAACTGTCATTGGAGGAATATCAAATGGCTGATAGTGCAAGCTTTTTTTGATTGCCAACTGTCATTGGAGGCCAATCAAATGGCTGATAGTGTAAGCAAAGTTTGAGCGTGTTGATGAGTAGGCTTTTAGTGAGAATGTGAGAAAAACTAGTGGTCAAAAGATAAAGAGGAAAGTGGAAAAGATGGGATGAGAGAGACATGGTGTACTGGGTGGTGCTTAGTTATAGTTATGGCCAATGGCGTCGTGACACGTGTAAGAAGAATGTGGAAGGTTGTACTAGTGGGACCCGTTAATGTCGTCGGCCTTGAGAGGATAAATATGAGAAGGTCGGTTTGGGGACCAACTTGAAGAGTGTGTGAGTGGGGACGGTGCAGTAAATACATTGGGAAGAAGATAACTAGTTAGGTGCAAGATATGCCTCACTTGTGGggccttctttttttcttcaaaaaaaaatctagacgTGAAGAGCTGAACAGTTACccactattttacaaatttttatgagataaatttttatttattcttatctttcctttttttttttttttgagagaaatatGTTCTAGATTTACTActaataacatatttttatttattaattaccCAACATATCAGTCGGTTTGTAAAATACTGTAGTTGATAACTTTTGACTTTTGAATTTCTCAATCTAAATTTAggaatataactttttttttatcatgggCTCACAGTTTTGATATTACAAAAGCCGGAGACTAAGGATTTTTCAATCTAAATTTAGGactataatttatttatcaCAAACTCACTATTTTGATATGACAAGTTGCGAATAACAAATGGTgaatagtaaagaaaaaaaatggtagctTCGAATAAATAGTAACAACAATCACTCACAATTTAACAATTTACCGTAACAtgattttggggaaaaaaaaaaaagttatggaaATAGAATAACTCTTTTTATAAGCCTTTGAAGTTGTCACTTTCCTAAAGATACGTTACTTAGGGAGGAGTCACTTGGACAGGTGGTCGGTTTGGGGTGGCTGCACCTTTCGGACATttcccaaatttaattttcgTACTAATTTCTTGAGGGACCAACCGACCAAGGCTCCTTGGTATCGCACGTGTAATACACGACACAGGTTCTGATTGTCTACCTTCTCATTTCATGATTGTTTAGTAAGAAAGGGTTAGGCATGTAAGCTCTCCACGTCATATGAACACGACATATATTTAAATCTGGTTACGTGTCGGTCTAGTGTCCTATTTTTATACTAGATCGAAATCTCACCCATTGAAAAAAAGCCACGGCAAGATTTTGAAACCGGACAGAACCGTATGGTTGGACCGGAAAAACTCCGAACCTCTCACTTTTGCggttttttttagctttaagaACCACtctatgagaagaaaaaaataagattcGTGCGAACCGTGATCGGATCGTACGATTTTAAAAACCGTGACCGATTTTTGAGGTTCATAcggtttctttttgtttcagcTTTTCCGGTGAATTTTGGTCAATTCACCGGTATAAAGTTATGATCAGATctagaagaaatgaaaaagaagtgaaagaacaagaagaagaacaaagatCGGAAGGAAATCTGATAATTTCAGATCTTGAACAAAGGGATTTgtaaggagaaaaaaagaaccacagaagaagaagacaagttcctcaacaaagaaaaagagagagaagaagaacacAACGAAGCAGGGTCTGCGCCAAAACAAACTCCACATTTGCTCAGCAAATAAACAGTAAACACAAACTACATCagatcaaaaaaataaaataaaaacacaaattacAGTAACACGTATTTTAGTCTTCTGCCAACACAGTCGCCGATCATGCCTTCGTCTTCGGCTActgcttattcttcttcttcttcttcttcttctttcttcttttttcttcttcttctctttcttttctctgtcGATGGAGCTCTGTAATTTCCTCTTTTTCGCTGAGGTAtgtgtttctctttctttcttttttcttttggttaagtttctctttctttcttttgacttttgttacttttttactCCTTTTGAATTCTGAAGTTCTGTCCCTCACGTGGCTAACTTGGAAATGATgaaaggttttaattttttaatcaaagcaaaaaaaatttcagccattagatttagattttttttcagCTGCCCAATGTGACCTAACACGTATGGATAGgtgtattaaatattttaagtataggtttattaaatatttttaatatttttaagagGAACGTAGATTCAcaatattttacacaattttttgttataatttgacGCATGCAAAGTGTGagtaatgaaaatattatgagttTACATCTCTACCATTCACATATTAGGCAAATTGtgataaaatttgtataaaatattatgGTACTATTATTGctctaattttaattaatatttactgttaagtatataataattatttcaatttaaaattattaaataatttgttttattttatttgagtgTCTTTCTAATTCTTATATTattatactaataataataattattattattattattacaagttTAACTAATCAACTAGCCTCATCCCATGTGTTTTGCGCGtgagatgaggcttttttttttttagtagtagtagcaaaaaaaaatctatattttttattatatatataattttattttgagaatataatttataagtggataaataaatttgaaaatcaataggaaagtAACCCTATTATTTAGACAATATTTTAGGAGAAgttaaggttttatttttactggattttcttttaattttgtctctacgtAAATATAGAAAcgtaagggtattttagaacaaaaaaaatctgaattgtccttttttttgtttatatatatatatatatatatatatatttttttatatatatttagatttgtttttggataaacgttgagtgtttaacttatttttctatttaaaaaaacaataaatgtataattactttgaagaagtgggttagtggaagagtgttcctattttgtaggcaatattttagtgtaagttagacatatatttttaccaaactatcctttagttttgtctttagttttgtctctacttaaacctaggggtgtagATGTattttgaaacacaaaaaaatccggtccaaacATGTACAgccgcttaaatagtagtatagatatataaataaataaatagatattatatttaaatttgcttatgatttgatatttcttatttgtcttGTAAAAGTTAtgatatgaaaatatatatttgaaatatagatatttatatttaattggattattttatttaaattttctatttatactaacttaatatatttatttatatttaaataattattaaatgaaTTATGACGTCATCCCGGTTCGACTTCGGTTCAACTTCGATCTGACTTTAAAAACTTTGAACATCTTTCTTTTACAGTTCATTGAACGGTCTGAGTTTAAAAACCTTGGCCTAGTATTAtttagcagaaaaaaaaaaagcctagtGCATGTAAATTGCCCACAAATAGTGTCCGTAAGTAAAGTTACGAACTCatgtctttctcaaaaaaaaaaaagttaaggatTTATGCGGGTTTTAGTAagttcaattggtaaagttttttatagttgaaaaagatatatgatttaattttcacctacatcaaaaaccGATTGCTGTCATAGTCTGATAGTAATAAACACAATCATTAGAAACAGATATCATATGttaaaattctataataataaaaaaagttagggacttAAGAGCTAAAAGCTTTATAACTCATATGATTTCTTTCATGACTAAAAACCAATTGCTGTCATAGTCTGATAGTAATAAACATAATCAGtagaaacaaattaaaattctataataataaaagttagggACTTAGGAGCCAAAAGCTTTATAACTCATATGATTTCTTTCATGACTAGACTAAAATGTATAAATTAACATTGTTGTTATAGTAACAGTGTAAACACAATCATTACAAATAGAAGTCAATAATATTGTATGCATTCTTTCATGTCTGAACTAAAATGTGTAAGTTAACATTGTTTCTACTATAATAGTGTAAACACAATCATTTGAAACTAAcatcataggttaaaactctataataaaaaaaacaaaaagttaggGACTTATGGGCCAAGATCCTTATAACTCAACAATATTGTATGCCTGAACTAAAATGTATGAATTAACATTGTTGCTACAGTAATAGTGTAAACACAATTATTAGACATGGAtgttataggttgaaactctataataaaaaaaacaaaaaattagggACTTATGGGCCAAGAGTCTTATAACTCAGCAATATTGTATGCTTTCTTTGGTTACTAAACTAAAATGTGTGAATTAACATTGTTGCTATTGTAATAGTGTAAACATAATCATTAAAAACGGAcgtcataaattaaaactctataataaaaaataaataaaaaatgttagggACTTATGGGTTAAGAGTCTTATAACTCGACAATATTGTATGCTTTCTTTCACGACTAAACTAAAATGTATGAATTAACATTGTTGATACAGTAACAGTGTAAATGTTACTATTGgcatctaaatttttttttttaataattctttacTGTTCAAATGGTAACTTGTAActattgaataataataataataataataataaaagggttGGACAGTCAGGGTTAGGGGTATATGGCTATACATACCTCTGGGAATGTGTGATTGCCTACCATGTTCAGAGACTAAGGAACGAAAAGCACATAATGCTCTGAGAAGTTAAATAACCATAAACACAGTCACAGCCAAATCCATCTCGCTTCTAGATGTGCTTAAGCTTTGGGAAAATAGATTTCGTTTACAGCTCCCCTTGTTTCAAGCTTGAGGGGTTGTATTGAGTAAGGACTGATACATTTCAAGAAGTAAGGATTGATACATTTTGTCTAAAAGGGCACTACATGGGACAATTTGACTGGGTTGCAAGTAGCAACAGGAGCTAAGAAGCTTATTGGTAAggttaaaatagtttataatgAGTACCCTCTTGTTTAAAGCACACCCACTACAAAGAGCTAGTTTTAAGATGCAAGCTGCATCAAAGAATGGAATAATCCACATAAAGTTAAAAAGGAAATTGGGTTTGATCATGCGTACCTATGGCAGCCATCGTATCCAGTGTCTAAAAGAAAAACTGTATTTTACGAAACAACTTACAAGCAAAGGAATATTTGTTGTGGTAGACCTTTCACAAGTTCACAGTGTAAATAACACAAGTATTTTTGCAATCATCATAGACATCTCAGTCAATTATTTGCAAAACAAAGGTGAGAAAAATGCCAAATATCAGTTCAATTCAGCAGCTGTGTGTGATGAATTTAGGTGTAAGTTGTAATGACTAGTGACTACTTGCTGCCCCATGCATCACAAGCTTCAGCCGGAAACAAATCTTACCTATAATAAAACTTATCCCATCTCTACTTTAAAGCAAAATAAACGCATTTAATTATGCTTGTTACATGAATATAGTTGGAAGTAACAGTATCAATcttctccaccaaaaaaaaaaaatcttcttccttttttaatacacaggtaaaaaaaaaagtgcttttgCTCCACGGTAAGCGAAAAGAACAGAATACAAATTAGGGCAGAAAAGGAACAGGGCAGAAGGACAGCCAGTACatggtttttctatttaaagACTGCCAAATGGAATTAAATTCTTCAATCAAGGAAGATTTATTTACCAAAAGCCCCTAACTCACCACAAATCAATAATTCATGACTTAGATATGAAATATTTCATGTATagactaataaaaattcaaaatgaaagaactatatttttttttttatctaagtAAAATGAAAGAACTATGTCCAAACTTACTTCTTCATAAATTTTGTTAACACCAGAATCGGTCAGACATTTTGGAATGCTGGGTTAGCAACTTTTGTA
This genomic stretch from Castanea sativa cultivar Marrone di Chiusa Pesio chromosome 1, ASM4071231v1 harbors:
- the LOC142621928 gene encoding uncharacterized protein LOC142621928, giving the protein MAEHQHNKNEYDITTTSPGGNEEVVESKSRGLFDFLGTTTTTPAGNEGAVESKSRGLFDFLGKKEEKKPKEEVMEEEKKDGLSGKKEEEKFPVSESYSHPKPEEDYYKEERKEEEKKHGLYQKKEEERVPAYESHSQSKPAEDYYKDERKEEEKKRGLYQKKEEERVPAYESHSQPKPAEDYYKEERKEEEKKQGLFHNKEEEKVSVYEPKPVEDYYKEERKEEEKKRGLFQNKEEEKVSVYEPHSQPKPVDDYYKEERKEEEKKRGLYQKKEEERVPAYESHSQPKIAEDYYKEERKEEEKKRGLYQKKEEDRVPAYESHSQPKPAEDYYKEERKEEEKKRGLYQKKEEERVPAYESHSQPKTAEDYYKEERKEEEKKQGLFHNKEEEKVSVYEPKPVEDYYKEERKEEEKKRGLFQNKEEEKVSVYEPHSQPKPVEDYYKEERKEEEKKRGLFHNKEEEKVSVYEPHSHPKPVEMYKEERKEEEKKPGLFQNKEEEKVSVYELHSHPEKYKEEKKEEEKKPDLFQNKEEEKVSVYESHSHPEKYKEEKKPGLSDLLHRPNNSSSSPRDENEGEGEEKKKKREENKGLKDKIKEKIGGGDKAEEKKHEDTSIPVERYEEEVAVQKLPLPQAPSSEPAHAEEKKGFLGKIKGKLPGQHKKPEEVTSPRPPSVAEYTTSEPPSHQEGDVKEKKGILEKIKEKIPGYHPKTEEEKAKERDSAAY